From a region of the Marasmius oreades isolate 03SP1 chromosome 7, whole genome shotgun sequence genome:
- a CDS encoding uncharacterized protein (CAZy:CE4) → MQLKSFVLFALSVASFVVAVPNAESKRQAVPLAAVYTTCVKPRTIAFTFDDGPHIYNYDILEALKKVGAKGTFFLNGNNWNCIYDLDQTVRNIHSEGHQIGSHTWSHPNLKTLKTKEEIIAQLQPVDDALMKIVGVKPAMMRPPYGEYNDMVRAVAASRGQSLVNWDFDSGDSIGLPLKDSVAAYDALLKSNQSTIIALNHETSQTTAQKLIEDVMPKFKAAGYTLDTVAGCLGLEPYQNVGIPGTRDASWTCTNGPK, encoded by the exons ATGCAGCTCAAATCCTTTGTTCTATTTGCATTGTCCGTTGCCTCGTTTGTTGTGGCAGTACCCAACGCGGAATCAAAGCGTCAGGCTGTGCCATTGGCAGCCGTGTACACCACCTGCGTGAAGCCGCGCACCATTGCTTTCACCTTT GACGATGGTCCTCACATCTACAA TTATGATATTTTGGAGGCTTTGAAAAAGGTCGGGGCCAAGGGTACCTTTTTCCTTA ATGGCAACAACT GGAACTGCATCTACGACCTGGATCAAACCGTCCGAAACATACATTCCGAGGGTCATCAAATTGGTTCACACACATGGTCGCACCCGAACTTGAAGACCCTCAagacaaaggaagaaa TCATCGCACAGTTGCAGCCTGTTGATG ACGCTTTAATGAAAATCGTTGGTGTGAAACCAGCGATGATGCGACCTC CCTACGGAGAGTACAACGACATGGTTCGGGCAGTTGCTGCATCCCGCGGACAGTCGCTTGTGAACTGGGATTTTGA CTCTGGCGATTCGATTGGATTACCTTTAAAGGACAGCGTGGCAGCTTACGATGCACTACTCAAAAGCAACCAATCCACCATTATTGCTCTGAACCACGAGACCAGTC AAACCACGGC TCAAAAGCTCATAGAGGACGTTATGCCCAAATTCAAGGCTGCCGGTTACACCCTTGACACCGTCGCTGGTTGCCTCGGGTTAGAGCCATACCAGAACGTCGGTATTCCTGGGACTCGCGAT gCTAGCTGGACTTGTACAAACGGGCCCAAGTAG